In the genome of Cystobacter ferrugineus, one region contains:
- a CDS encoding dienelactone hydrolase family protein, which produces MDDDSNRAGDEGVSRREFAAISAGGVAARAVVEHDVELETPAGTADAAFFHPSGNGPWPGVLLWPDAFGLRPAMRDMGRRLAAEGYAVLVPNPFYRTRRAPVFSRPMDFTVPADREEIMKVVGTLNQDTAFTDGGAFLAWLDQQPQVNKHARIGVQGYCMGGPLTIRTASLSERVGAGASFHGGGLVTQAPDSPHLLAPKLKAEMMIAVAANDDERDPQAKVKLKEAFDAAKVKNKIEVYNGAQHGWCVKDMASGIYNEAAAEKAWAELLALYKRALV; this is translated from the coding sequence ATGGACGACGATTCCAACAGGGCCGGCGACGAGGGCGTGTCGCGGCGCGAGTTCGCGGCGATCTCCGCGGGCGGCGTGGCCGCCCGGGCCGTGGTCGAGCACGACGTTGAGCTCGAGACCCCTGCCGGCACGGCCGACGCCGCCTTCTTCCACCCGTCGGGCAACGGCCCTTGGCCGGGCGTGCTGCTGTGGCCGGACGCCTTCGGCCTGCGCCCCGCCATGCGCGACATGGGCCGGCGGCTGGCGGCCGAGGGCTATGCCGTTCTCGTGCCCAACCCCTTCTACCGCACCCGCCGGGCGCCGGTGTTCTCGCGGCCGATGGACTTCACCGTCCCCGCCGACCGAGAGGAGATCATGAAGGTCGTGGGCACGCTGAACCAGGACACCGCCTTCACCGACGGCGGCGCCTTCCTGGCCTGGCTGGACCAGCAGCCGCAGGTGAACAAGCACGCCAGGATCGGGGTGCAGGGCTACTGCATGGGCGGGCCGCTGACCATCCGCACCGCCTCGCTGTCGGAGCGGGTGGGCGCGGGCGCCTCGTTCCACGGCGGCGGCCTGGTCACCCAGGCGCCTGACAGCCCCCACCTGCTGGCCCCGAAGCTCAAGGCCGAGATGATGATCGCCGTCGCCGCCAACGACGACGAGCGCGACCCGCAGGCCAAGGTCAAGCTCAAGGAGGCGTTCGACGCCGCCAAGGTGAAGAACAAGATCGAGGTCTACAACGGCGCCCAGCACGGCTGGTGCGTGAAGGACATGGCCAGCGGCATCTACAACGAGGCCGCGGCCGAGAAGGCCTGGGCCGAACTGCTGGCGCTCTACAAGCGCGCCCTGGTCTGA
- a CDS encoding M57 family metalloprotease: MRTRLLTMGFLCLAGCGAPEAPEDLPADEPGTAMTFSEFKSRVYQEPESGTFIVDGDVPLINEEQLQEHYIRYVRGGGLSVNQSGGADTVWSSTQKLRISYCVSTSFGSNYDRVVQAMNQASKDWEDAAHVAFMHNSSQDSNCTASNANVVFDVRPAPSSATYSARAFFPDYARSSRNLLIHSSAFGSLTWTLTGILRHELGHTLGFRHEHTRPEAGTCYEDGNWRELTSYDSASVMHYPHCNGGNSGDLVLTPRDKSGAQSVYGAGLQAVVGDFNGDGRQDLFSYKPGDNQAWVSWSNGINSWTRSSILYAGYDFWDPADRAVVFDFNNDRRDDLFFYRPGKGAAFVLRSNGDGSFTAVYGGGGIGGYDMTDPNDKALALDYDGDGDDDLFLHRPGAGFAYVLRSNGDGSFTTVYGGLGIGGYDLGDTRDQALVLDFNNDGRDDLFLYRPGGGAAYVLRSNGDGSFSHVYGGGGIGGYDMTDPNDKALALDYDGDGDDDLFLHRPGAGFAYVLRSNGDGSFTTVYGGLGIGGYDLGDIRDQALVFDFNNDRREDLFLYRLGGSAAYVLRSNGDGSFSAVYGGLGMAGFGSFQHQDAALALDYNSDGNDELFIYRDGRVGVALSNGSGQFSTVYSGSSL, encoded by the coding sequence ATGCGGACGAGACTCCTGACCATGGGCTTCTTGTGCCTTGCCGGTTGCGGTGCTCCGGAAGCGCCTGAAGATCTTCCCGCCGACGAACCCGGGACGGCGATGACGTTCAGCGAGTTCAAGTCCCGCGTGTATCAGGAGCCGGAGAGCGGCACCTTCATCGTGGACGGAGACGTACCGCTCATCAATGAGGAGCAACTGCAAGAGCACTACATCCGGTATGTGCGGGGAGGCGGGCTGAGCGTCAATCAATCCGGTGGGGCGGACACTGTCTGGAGCAGCACCCAGAAGTTGCGGATCTCCTACTGCGTCAGTACCAGCTTCGGAAGCAACTACGATCGCGTCGTGCAGGCCATGAACCAGGCCAGCAAGGACTGGGAAGACGCCGCGCACGTGGCCTTCATGCACAACTCCAGTCAGGATTCGAACTGCACGGCCTCGAACGCCAATGTCGTGTTCGACGTCAGGCCCGCCCCTTCGAGCGCTACGTATTCCGCGCGTGCCTTCTTCCCGGATTACGCGCGCTCCTCGCGGAACCTGCTGATCCACTCGAGTGCCTTCGGGAGCCTCACCTGGACCCTGACCGGAATCCTGCGTCACGAGCTCGGCCATACGCTTGGATTCCGGCACGAGCACACGCGGCCCGAGGCCGGGACCTGCTACGAGGACGGCAATTGGCGGGAGCTCACCAGTTATGACTCGGCGTCGGTCATGCACTACCCGCACTGCAATGGTGGGAACAGCGGGGACCTGGTCCTGACCCCGCGGGACAAGTCGGGGGCCCAGTCGGTGTACGGGGCGGGTCTGCAGGCCGTGGTCGGCGACTTCAACGGCGATGGGCGTCAGGATTTGTTCTCCTACAAGCCCGGCGACAACCAGGCCTGGGTGTCGTGGTCGAACGGAATCAACTCGTGGACCCGGTCGAGCATCCTGTACGCCGGCTATGACTTCTGGGATCCAGCCGATCGTGCCGTGGTGTTCGATTTCAACAATGACCGGCGGGATGACCTCTTCTTCTATCGTCCAGGCAAAGGCGCCGCCTTCGTGCTGCGTAGCAACGGCGATGGCTCCTTTACCGCCGTCTATGGAGGCGGAGGCATCGGCGGTTACGACATGACGGATCCCAACGACAAGGCCCTGGCGCTCGACTACGACGGGGATGGTGACGACGACCTCTTCCTCCACCGTCCGGGAGCCGGCTTCGCCTACGTGCTGCGCAGCAACGGCGACGGCTCTTTCACCACCGTGTATGGAGGATTGGGCATCGGCGGCTATGACCTTGGGGACACCCGGGACCAGGCCCTGGTGCTCGATTTCAACAACGACGGGCGCGACGACCTCTTTCTCTACCGCCCGGGTGGCGGTGCCGCCTACGTGCTGCGCAGCAACGGCGATGGTTCCTTCTCCCACGTCTACGGGGGTGGAGGCATCGGTGGCTACGACATGACGGATCCCAACGACAAGGCCCTGGCGCTCGACTACGACGGGGATGGCGACGACGACCTCTTCCTCCACCGTCCGGGAGCCGGCTTCGCCTACGTGCTGCGCAGCAACGGCGATGGCTCTTTCACCACCGTGTATGGAGGATTGGGCATCGGCGGCTATGACCTTGGGGACATCCGGGATCAGGCCCTGGTGTTCGATTTCAACAACGACCGGCGGGAGGACCTCTTCCTCTACCGCCTGGGGGGCAGTGCCGCCTACGTACTGCGCAGCAACGGCGATGGCTCCTTCTCCGCCGTCTACGGGGGCCTGGGGATGGCTGGCTTCGGCTCCTTCCAGCACCAGGACGCGGCGCTTGCGCTCGACTACAACAGTGACGGGAACGACGAGCTCTTCATCTACCGGGACGGTCGGGTCGGCGTCGCGCTGTCGAACGGTTCGGGCCAGTTCTCCACGGTCTATTCTGGCAGCAGCCTCTGA
- the ilvB gene encoding biosynthetic-type acetolactate synthase large subunit gives MTTAGTSPKREQAPTGQGDSPGGSAPEYARSTAKKTGAEIVWDVLASEGVDVVFGYPGGAIMPIYNALHQRPIRHVLVRHEQGAAHMADGYARASGKVGVCLATSGPGATNLVTGIATAMLDSSPIVCITGQVSSSLLGSDAFQELDITGVTLPITKHNYLVTRAEDIAPTLREAFFIARSGRPGPVLVDITKDAQQATAAIEPRPRPVRLPGHRPAHHPSAEDLTRAAELIAAAERPLIFAGHGIIKAEASAQLMELVEKTGIPVASTLLGLGGFPATHRLSLGMMGMHGEAWVNTAIQESDLLIALGMRFDDRVTGNLKTYARKARKIHVEIDPSELNKNVQVDVALAGELRRTLTDLIPRVAQRTCTPWVQHIQALKSSSAARDIQYMPHNGRLHAAHVIHDLWWLTRGKALMVTDVGQHQMWEAQYYRHERPRQLITSGGLGTMGFALPAAMGARFAQPGEEVWVVVGDGGFQMSAAELSTCAQEGIKLHVAIINNGYLGMVRQLQQFFYENRYTATPLQNPDFVKLAEAHGLNGLRVTRREEIPEAVAQARASACTTVIDFRVEQEDSVYPMVPSGADLDEMIRRPQDDSEVCAISPWSSGAV, from the coding sequence ATGACGACAGCAGGCACAAGCCCCAAGAGAGAGCAGGCGCCCACGGGGCAAGGTGATTCCCCGGGCGGCTCCGCTCCGGAATACGCCAGGAGCACGGCCAAGAAAACCGGAGCCGAAATCGTCTGGGATGTCCTCGCCAGCGAGGGAGTCGACGTCGTCTTTGGCTACCCGGGCGGGGCCATCATGCCCATCTACAATGCCTTGCATCAGCGTCCGATCCGCCACGTTCTCGTGCGCCATGAGCAGGGGGCGGCACACATGGCGGATGGTTATGCGCGTGCCTCGGGGAAGGTCGGTGTGTGTCTGGCCACGTCGGGTCCGGGGGCCACCAACCTGGTGACGGGAATCGCCACCGCGATGCTGGATTCCTCTCCCATCGTCTGTATCACCGGCCAGGTCTCCTCCTCTCTGTTGGGCAGTGACGCCTTCCAGGAGCTGGACATCACGGGCGTCACCCTCCCCATCACCAAGCACAATTATCTGGTGACGCGAGCCGAGGACATCGCGCCCACCCTCCGGGAAGCCTTCTTCATCGCGCGCTCGGGCCGTCCCGGGCCCGTGCTCGTGGACATCACCAAGGATGCGCAGCAGGCCACCGCCGCCATCGAGCCCCGGCCGCGGCCCGTGCGGTTGCCCGGCCATCGCCCCGCGCACCACCCGTCAGCGGAGGACCTGACCCGCGCCGCCGAGCTCATCGCCGCGGCCGAGCGGCCGCTCATCTTCGCCGGTCACGGCATCATCAAGGCCGAGGCCTCGGCGCAGTTGATGGAGCTGGTGGAGAAGACGGGCATTCCGGTGGCCAGCACGCTGCTCGGCCTGGGCGGCTTTCCGGCGACGCACCGGCTGAGCCTCGGGATGATGGGCATGCACGGGGAGGCCTGGGTCAACACCGCCATCCAGGAGTCCGATCTCCTGATTGCCCTGGGCATGCGCTTCGACGACCGGGTGACCGGTAACCTGAAGACGTATGCGCGCAAGGCGCGGAAGATCCACGTCGAGATCGACCCCTCCGAGCTCAACAAGAATGTCCAGGTGGACGTCGCGCTGGCGGGGGAGTTGCGCCGGACGCTCACGGACCTGATTCCCCGCGTCGCGCAGCGCACCTGCACCCCCTGGGTGCAGCACATCCAGGCCCTCAAGAGCAGCTCGGCGGCGCGAGACATCCAATACATGCCGCACAACGGCAGGCTCCACGCGGCGCACGTCATCCATGACCTGTGGTGGCTGACCCGGGGCAAGGCCCTCATGGTCACCGACGTGGGTCAGCATCAGATGTGGGAGGCCCAGTACTACCGGCATGAGCGCCCGCGGCAGCTCATCACCTCCGGGGGGCTGGGCACCATGGGTTTCGCCCTGCCGGCCGCGATGGGCGCACGCTTCGCCCAGCCAGGCGAGGAGGTCTGGGTGGTGGTGGGCGACGGTGGCTTCCAGATGTCGGCGGCCGAGCTGTCGACCTGTGCCCAGGAAGGCATCAAGCTCCATGTGGCCATCATCAACAATGGCTACCTCGGCATGGTGCGGCAGTTGCAGCAGTTCTTCTATGAGAACCGCTACACCGCCACCCCCTTGCAGAACCCGGACTTCGTGAAGCTCGCCGAGGCGCACGGATTGAACGGCCTGCGCGTCACCCGGCGAGAGGAGATTCCGGAGGCGGTGGCACAGGCGCGGGCCAGTGCATGCACCACCGTCATCGACTTCAGGGTGGAGCAGGAGGACAGCGTCTACCCCATGGTCCCCTCGGGCGCGGACCTCGACGAGATGATCCGCCGTCCCCAGGACGACAGCGAGGTCTGCGCGATCTCTCCGTGGAGCAGCGGGGCCGTCTGA
- the ilvN gene encoding acetolactate synthase small subunit, with translation MSPSHQRTFIVHVEDRPGVLNRVISLFRRRAYNIDSLTVARTERPAISRITLVVVVDDREARLLEANLYKLINVLYVEDVTHQGPLVRELALIKVKATEETRSQLLQVCDVFRARAIDVTPSALVVELTGTPDKIDGLIEVLRPSGIIELVRTGAVAMERGARSPLAGVLDVEPPEQAA, from the coding sequence ATGAGCCCATCCCATCAACGGACCTTCATCGTTCACGTCGAGGATCGCCCTGGCGTCCTCAACCGTGTCATCTCGCTCTTCAGGCGCCGCGCCTACAACATCGACTCGCTCACGGTGGCACGCACCGAGCGCCCCGCCATCTCGCGCATCACCCTGGTGGTGGTGGTGGATGACCGCGAGGCGCGTCTGCTGGAAGCCAATCTCTACAAGCTCATCAACGTCCTCTACGTGGAGGACGTCACGCACCAGGGCCCGCTGGTCCGCGAGCTGGCCCTCATCAAGGTGAAAGCCACCGAGGAGACCCGCTCGCAGCTCCTGCAGGTCTGCGACGTATTCCGCGCGCGCGCCATCGATGTGACGCCCTCGGCGCTGGTGGTGGAGCTCACCGGAACGCCGGACAAGATCGACGGGCTCATCGAGGTACTACGCCCCTCCGGAATCATCGAGCTGGTGCGCACCGGCGCCGTCGCGATGGAGAGGGGGGCCCGGTCTCCCCTCGCGGGCGTGCTGGATGTGGAGCCCCCGGAACAGGCGGCTTAG
- a CDS encoding branched-chain amino acid transaminase codes for MDCKYIWTNGKLVAAAEAQMNFLTPATHYGMAVFEGIRCYRTAKGPAIFRLREHIERLHRSATILGWRELPFSVGQLIEACQETVRANGHEECYIRPLLYLGGGGWNLNIDNGQAHVGIAVWSWNAYLGAEAAEKGVRANVSSFTRHHPNVVMTKSKVAGNYPNSVLAKTESVRLGFDEAIMLDTQGMVAECTGENIFIVRGNRVMTPPEGQILEGITRDTVMILAREMGLEVSAQPISRDQLYTADEVFVTGTAAEVIGLREIDFRTIGSGRTGPITQKIQQAYHAAVRGELPRAAEWLTYVPGR; via the coding sequence ATGGACTGCAAGTACATCTGGACGAACGGGAAGCTGGTGGCCGCCGCCGAGGCGCAGATGAATTTCCTCACGCCCGCCACGCACTACGGCATGGCGGTGTTCGAGGGCATCCGCTGCTACCGGACGGCGAAGGGGCCCGCGATCTTCCGTCTTCGTGAGCACATCGAGCGGCTCCACAGGTCCGCGACGATCCTCGGCTGGCGTGAGCTGCCCTTCAGCGTGGGACAGCTCATCGAGGCCTGCCAGGAGACGGTCCGGGCCAATGGCCATGAGGAATGCTACATCCGCCCGCTCCTCTACCTCGGTGGCGGAGGGTGGAACCTCAACATCGACAACGGCCAGGCGCACGTGGGCATCGCCGTGTGGTCCTGGAACGCCTACCTCGGTGCGGAGGCCGCTGAAAAGGGAGTGCGCGCCAACGTCTCCTCGTTCACCCGTCACCACCCCAACGTGGTGATGACCAAGTCGAAGGTCGCGGGGAACTATCCCAACTCGGTGCTCGCCAAGACGGAGTCGGTCCGCCTGGGGTTCGACGAGGCGATCATGCTGGACACGCAGGGCATGGTGGCCGAGTGCACCGGCGAGAACATCTTCATCGTCCGGGGCAACCGGGTGATGACGCCGCCCGAGGGGCAGATCCTCGAGGGCATCACCCGGGACACGGTGATGATCCTCGCCCGAGAGATGGGCCTGGAGGTCAGCGCCCAGCCCATCTCGCGAGATCAGCTCTACACGGCCGACGAGGTCTTCGTCACCGGAACGGCCGCCGAGGTCATCGGCCTGCGGGAGATCGACTTCCGCACCATCGGAAGCGGCCGCACCGGCCCCATCACCCAGAAGATTCAACAGGCCTATCACGCGGCCGTCCGTGGCGAGCTGCCACGCGCCGCGGAGTGGTTGACCTACGTACCCGGCAGGTAG
- a CDS encoding 2-isopropylmalate synthase: MSTESTKERVIIFDTTLRDGEQSPGASMNVAQKLQVALALRDLGVDIIELGFPVASQGDFEAVATVAGRVEGPTLCALARANREDIDRTWEALRAAERRRLHVFLATSPLHREFKLKMSQEEVVRRAVEAVSYARERFEDVQFSAEDAGRTEPEFLAEVVERVIEAGATTVNIPDTVGYTMPAQFSSLIAYLRRHVRGIERVVLSVHCHNDLGLAVANSLAAVVEGARQVECTINGIGERAGNCALEEVVMALRTRHDFFGVRTAIRTERLYPTSRLLSNVTGLQVQRNKAVVGQNAFAHEAGIHQHGVLMHRGTYEIMRAEDVGFTGNSLVLGKHSGRHVLRQRVKELGYELDGPQIDKLFEEFKRLADHKKEVFDADLEALIQGFIGPREQPAWKLETLSCVSGVGTVPSATVCLEHSDGRRVRDAACGDGPVDAVFKAVERITGQQVRLCRYQVTSVTDGEDAQGHVDLEVESGTRRFRGRAVSTDIIVASARALLEALNRAANTTTPLPVSSHDVPSMEVSA; this comes from the coding sequence ATGAGTACGGAGAGCACGAAGGAGCGCGTCATCATCTTCGACACCACCCTGCGCGACGGCGAGCAGTCGCCCGGCGCCAGCATGAACGTGGCGCAGAAGCTACAGGTGGCACTCGCGCTTCGAGACCTCGGGGTGGACATCATCGAGCTTGGATTTCCGGTCGCTTCGCAAGGGGACTTCGAGGCCGTCGCCACCGTGGCCGGGCGGGTCGAGGGCCCCACGCTGTGCGCCCTGGCCCGTGCCAACCGGGAGGACATCGATCGCACGTGGGAAGCCCTTCGCGCGGCCGAGCGCCGGCGCCTCCACGTCTTCCTCGCCACCAGTCCGCTCCACCGCGAGTTCAAGCTGAAGATGAGCCAGGAGGAGGTCGTCCGGCGCGCCGTGGAGGCCGTGAGCTACGCGCGCGAGCGCTTCGAGGACGTGCAGTTCTCCGCCGAGGACGCGGGACGCACCGAGCCCGAGTTCCTCGCCGAGGTGGTGGAGCGCGTCATCGAGGCCGGCGCCACCACGGTCAACATTCCGGACACGGTGGGCTACACGATGCCCGCCCAGTTCTCCTCCCTCATCGCGTACCTGCGGCGCCACGTACGTGGCATCGAGCGCGTCGTGCTGAGCGTCCACTGCCACAACGACCTCGGGCTGGCGGTGGCCAACAGCCTGGCCGCGGTGGTGGAAGGCGCGCGACAGGTGGAGTGCACCATCAATGGCATCGGCGAGCGTGCGGGCAACTGTGCCCTGGAGGAGGTGGTGATGGCCCTGCGCACGCGCCATGACTTCTTCGGGGTGCGGACCGCCATCCGCACCGAGCGCCTCTATCCCACCAGCCGGTTGCTCTCCAACGTCACGGGCCTGCAGGTCCAGCGCAACAAGGCGGTGGTGGGGCAGAACGCCTTCGCCCACGAGGCGGGCATCCATCAGCACGGCGTGCTGATGCACCGGGGCACCTACGAGATCATGCGGGCCGAGGACGTGGGCTTCACGGGCAACAGCCTGGTGCTGGGCAAGCACAGCGGCCGCCACGTGCTGCGCCAGCGGGTGAAGGAGCTCGGCTACGAGCTCGACGGCCCGCAGATCGACAAGCTGTTCGAGGAGTTCAAGCGGTTGGCGGATCACAAGAAGGAGGTCTTCGACGCGGACCTGGAGGCCCTCATCCAGGGGTTCATCGGCCCTCGGGAGCAGCCGGCCTGGAAGCTGGAGACGCTGAGCTGTGTCTCCGGGGTGGGCACCGTCCCCTCGGCCACCGTCTGCCTCGAGCACTCCGATGGGCGCCGGGTGCGCGATGCCGCGTGCGGCGATGGGCCCGTGGACGCCGTCTTCAAGGCCGTCGAGCGCATCACCGGCCAGCAGGTCCGCCTGTGCCGCTACCAGGTGACGAGCGTCACCGACGGCGAGGATGCCCAGGGGCATGTCGACCTGGAGGTGGAATCAGGCACCCGTCGCTTCCGCGGCCGGGCCGTGAGCACCGACATCATCGTCGCGAGCGCCCGGGCCCTGCTCGAAGCCCTCAACCGGGCGGCCAACACCACCACCCCCCTCCCCGTTTCCAGCCACGACGTCCCCTCCATGGAAGTGAGCGCGTGA
- the leuC gene encoding 3-isopropylmalate dehydratase large subunit, whose amino-acid sequence MNPPGPRNLFQKIWESHLVQPETAETPAVLYVDLHLVHEVTSPQAFSLLRERGLRVRRPERTVATMDHSTPTLPRDGQGRFPVADAEAAAQLSQLEDNCREFGVELHALGTERQGIVHVIGPELGLTLPGSTIVCGDSHTSTHGAFGALAFGIGTSEVGHVLATQCLLQRRPKTMEVRVEGRLRPGVSAKDIILGIIAKIGVGGGTGHVIEYTGSVIRGLSMEERMTVCNMSIEAGARAGLIAPDDTTFEYLARRPRAPRGEAWDRAVAHWRTLPTDPGATHDAAVTLDADALEPMLTYGTHPGMGIPVTGTVPAPHQLTDASARDSLERALRYMGLTPGQRLIGQPIDVVFIGSCTNSRLSDLRAAAHVLRGRKVDSRVRTLVVPGSQEIKRAAESEGLHDIFREAGAEWREPGCSMCIAMNGDQAKPGQYVVSTSNRNFEGRQGKGSRTFLASPLTAAAAAVTGEVTDPRELLR is encoded by the coding sequence ATGAACCCTCCTGGACCCCGAAACCTGTTCCAGAAGATCTGGGAGTCCCACCTCGTCCAGCCGGAGACGGCCGAGACCCCCGCGGTCCTCTACGTGGATCTCCACCTGGTGCACGAGGTGACCTCCCCCCAGGCCTTCAGCCTGCTGCGCGAGCGGGGCCTGCGCGTGCGGCGGCCCGAGCGGACCGTCGCCACCATGGACCACTCCACCCCGACCCTCCCGAGGGACGGGCAAGGGCGCTTCCCCGTGGCGGACGCGGAGGCGGCGGCGCAGCTCTCCCAGTTGGAGGACAATTGCCGCGAGTTCGGCGTGGAGCTGCACGCGCTGGGCACCGAGCGGCAGGGCATCGTCCACGTCATCGGGCCCGAGCTCGGCCTGACGCTGCCCGGCTCCACCATCGTGTGTGGCGACAGCCACACCAGCACTCACGGTGCCTTCGGCGCGCTGGCCTTCGGCATCGGCACCAGCGAGGTGGGGCATGTCCTGGCCACCCAGTGCCTGCTGCAGCGCCGGCCGAAGACGATGGAGGTTCGCGTGGAGGGCCGCCTCCGCCCGGGCGTGAGCGCCAAGGACATCATCCTGGGCATCATCGCCAAGATCGGGGTGGGAGGTGGCACGGGACACGTGATCGAGTACACGGGAAGCGTCATCCGCGGCCTCTCCATGGAAGAGCGGATGACGGTGTGCAACATGTCCATCGAGGCCGGCGCGCGCGCGGGTCTCATCGCCCCGGACGACACCACCTTCGAGTACCTCGCCCGCCGCCCGCGCGCTCCCCGAGGAGAGGCATGGGACAGGGCGGTGGCGCACTGGCGCACGCTGCCAACGGATCCGGGCGCCACCCATGACGCGGCGGTGACGCTGGATGCCGACGCGCTCGAGCCGATGCTCACGTACGGGACCCATCCCGGCATGGGGATTCCCGTCACCGGTACCGTGCCCGCGCCCCACCAACTGACGGATGCGAGCGCCCGCGACTCGCTGGAGCGCGCGCTGCGCTACATGGGGCTGACGCCGGGACAACGCCTGATCGGCCAGCCCATCGACGTGGTGTTCATCGGAAGCTGCACCAACTCGCGGCTGTCGGATCTGCGTGCCGCGGCCCATGTCCTGCGTGGACGCAAGGTGGACTCCCGCGTGCGCACGCTCGTGGTGCCAGGCTCCCAGGAGATCAAACGGGCGGCGGAATCCGAGGGGCTGCACGACATCTTCCGCGAGGCGGGCGCGGAATGGCGGGAGCCCGGCTGCTCGATGTGCATCGCCATGAACGGGGATCAGGCGAAGCCCGGTCAGTACGTGGTGAGCACCAGCAATCGCAACTTCGAGGGGCGGCAGGGCAAGGGAAGCCGGACCTTCCTGGCCAGTCCCCTGACCGCCGCCGCCGCCGCCGTCACCGGCGAGGTCACCGATCCCCGCGAGCTCTTGAGGTGA
- the leuD gene encoding 3-isopropylmalate dehydratase small subunit produces the protein MEPFRTLRSRTVVLARQNIDTDQIIPARFLKITHRAGLGRWLFADWRYQPDGSPRPDFILEQPEARGARVLVAGDNFGCGSSREHAPWALVDWGFRAVISSSIADIFSNNAVKNGLLPVRVDAGFHGRLLAEPGAEVTIDLEHCAVRLADGTEATFPLDPFARYCLMNGVDELGFLLGQQEAITRFEEARP, from the coding sequence ATGGAACCGTTCCGCACGCTGCGCTCGCGCACCGTCGTCCTGGCGCGGCAGAACATCGACACCGATCAGATCATCCCCGCCCGTTTCCTGAAGATCACCCACCGCGCCGGCCTGGGCCGCTGGCTCTTCGCGGACTGGCGCTACCAGCCCGACGGCAGCCCCCGGCCGGACTTCATCCTCGAGCAGCCGGAGGCCCGGGGCGCCCGGGTGCTGGTCGCGGGTGACAACTTCGGCTGCGGCTCCTCGCGCGAGCACGCCCCGTGGGCCCTGGTGGATTGGGGCTTCCGCGCGGTCATCAGCTCGTCCATCGCGGACATCTTCTCCAACAACGCGGTCAAGAACGGTCTGCTGCCGGTGCGGGTCGACGCCGGGTTCCACGGCCGCCTGCTGGCCGAACCGGGCGCGGAGGTCACCATCGACCTGGAGCACTGCGCGGTGCGGCTCGCGGATGGAACGGAGGCGACCTTCCCGCTGGATCCGTTCGCCCGCTACTGCCTGATGAACGGCGTGGACGAGCTGGGGTTCCTGCTCGGCCAGCAAGAGGCCATCACCCGCTTCGAGGAGGCCCGTCCATGA
- the leuB gene encoding 3-isopropylmalate dehydrogenase — protein MKALIAVLPGDGIGPEVVEQGTRLLKTVAERFGHSFELVEAPMGGVAIDRTGAPLPPETLALCQRADAVLLGAVGGPKWDPPAKVRPEQGLLALRKELGLYANLRPVAPFPALHDTSTLKPEVLRGVDLLVVRELTGGIYFGEKRREEDRAFDACVYTVDEVVRVVRAAASLARARRKRLTSVDKANVLETSRLWRSVTERVIREEFPDIELKHMLVDACAMHLIKRPADFDVIVTENMFGDILTDEAAMLSGSIGMLPSASLGANRRGLYEPIHGSAPDIAGRAVANPYGTLLSVAMLLRHSLGLEQEARAVESAVASSLDAGVLTADLVPPGTRPVGTQEAGRAVLDRLGGPAR, from the coding sequence ATGAAAGCGCTCATCGCGGTTCTTCCGGGAGATGGAATCGGACCCGAGGTGGTGGAACAGGGGACTCGCCTGCTGAAGACGGTGGCGGAGCGCTTCGGCCACTCCTTCGAGCTGGTGGAGGCGCCCATGGGAGGCGTGGCCATCGACCGCACCGGTGCGCCGCTGCCTCCGGAGACGCTCGCCCTCTGCCAGCGGGCGGACGCGGTGCTGCTGGGCGCCGTGGGAGGGCCGAAGTGGGACCCGCCCGCGAAGGTGCGTCCGGAGCAGGGGCTGCTCGCGTTACGCAAGGAGCTGGGCCTCTACGCCAACCTGCGGCCCGTGGCGCCCTTCCCTGCCCTCCATGACACCTCCACGCTCAAGCCCGAGGTGCTGCGCGGAGTGGATCTGCTGGTGGTGCGTGAGCTCACGGGTGGCATCTACTTCGGCGAGAAGCGCCGCGAGGAGGATCGGGCCTTCGATGCCTGTGTCTACACGGTGGACGAGGTGGTGCGGGTGGTTCGAGCCGCCGCCTCCCTCGCGCGGGCCCGCCGCAAGCGGCTCACCTCGGTGGACAAGGCCAACGTGCTGGAGACCTCGCGGCTGTGGCGCTCGGTGACCGAACGGGTCATCCGCGAGGAGTTCCCGGACATCGAGCTGAAACACATGCTGGTGGACGCCTGTGCCATGCATCTCATCAAACGCCCCGCGGACTTCGACGTCATCGTCACGGAGAACATGTTCGGCGACATCCTCACGGACGAGGCGGCCATGCTCTCGGGTTCCATCGGCATGCTGCCCTCGGCCTCGCTGGGCGCGAACCGGCGCGGGCTCTACGAGCCCATTCACGGCTCCGCTCCGGACATCGCCGGCCGCGCAGTGGCCAACCCCTATGGGACGCTGCTGAGCGTGGCCATGCTGCTGCGCCACTCGCTCGGGCTCGAGCAGGAGGCGCGCGCCGTGGAGAGCGCGGTGGCCTCCTCGCTCGATGCCGGTGTCCTCACCGCCGATCTCGTTCCCCCGGGCACCCGGCCCGTGGGAACCCAGGAGGCTGGCCGGGCCGTGCTCGACCGGCTCGGCGGGCCCGCGCGCTAG